Proteins from a genomic interval of Symmachiella macrocystis:
- the mtaB gene encoding tRNA (N(6)-L-threonylcarbamoyladenosine(37)-C(2))-methylthiotransferase MtaB, whose amino-acid sequence MSQPTCRLVTLGCKVNQYETELVKEALVRGGYREAAEEENADLCVVNTCTVTATGDSKGRQLIRQLARKNPGSRTIVMGCYATREPETLAQLPNVLEVVEDKRELPDVLARVGVNDFPTGISTFEGRRRAYVKVQDGCILNCTYCIIPQVRPGLRSRPPQDIDEEVRRLIENGHKEIVLCGIHLGHYGVDATRGRSGKAPFRLAHLIEKLDRIPGDWRMRLSSIEAAEVSPDFVDVVTSTEKLCPHFHPSLQSGSRNVLLRMKRRYSLEMFLGKMELLRNRLDNPAFSTDVIVGFPGETEAEFQETLDVCEQAGFMKIHVFPFSARAGTPAADLPDQISPEVKKERGQRLAALGDRLARRYYESLVGRELQVLVERESRDRPGWVSGTACRYAPVDIPGDAKSIGQILNVRGTAATDHGVNALGCVATHLPM is encoded by the coding sequence ATGTCACAGCCAACTTGCCGTTTGGTGACCTTGGGTTGCAAGGTCAATCAATACGAAACCGAATTGGTCAAAGAAGCGCTGGTTCGCGGCGGTTATCGCGAAGCGGCTGAGGAGGAAAATGCCGACCTGTGTGTGGTGAATACCTGCACGGTAACCGCCACCGGAGATTCTAAGGGTCGGCAATTGATTCGTCAGTTGGCCCGCAAAAACCCAGGCTCGCGAACAATCGTGATGGGCTGTTACGCCACCCGCGAACCGGAGACGTTGGCCCAACTTCCCAATGTCTTGGAAGTCGTCGAAGATAAACGCGAACTGCCCGACGTGCTGGCACGAGTGGGCGTGAATGATTTCCCGACCGGCATCAGTACATTTGAAGGGCGGCGGCGCGCCTACGTCAAAGTCCAAGATGGTTGTATTCTGAATTGCACCTACTGCATCATCCCCCAAGTCCGCCCCGGACTGCGGAGCCGTCCCCCGCAAGACATCGATGAGGAAGTTCGCCGGCTGATCGAAAATGGGCACAAGGAAATTGTGCTTTGCGGAATTCATCTCGGACACTATGGCGTCGATGCCACGCGCGGCCGCAGCGGCAAAGCTCCGTTTCGATTAGCGCACCTGATCGAAAAGCTGGACCGCATTCCCGGCGACTGGCGAATGCGGTTGTCGAGTATTGAAGCGGCGGAAGTCTCCCCCGATTTTGTGGATGTCGTCACCTCCACAGAGAAACTCTGCCCGCATTTCCATCCTTCATTGCAAAGCGGTTCACGAAATGTGTTGTTGCGGATGAAGCGGCGGTACAGCCTTGAAATGTTTTTGGGCAAGATGGAATTGCTCCGCAACCGGCTCGACAATCCGGCGTTCAGCACCGATGTGATTGTCGGCTTTCCCGGTGAAACCGAGGCCGAGTTTCAGGAGACGCTCGATGTTTGTGAACAAGCGGGCTTCATGAAGATTCACGTCTTCCCCTTCAGCGCCCGCGCGGGCACGCCGGCGGCTGACCTGCCGGATCAGATTTCTCCCGAAGTCAAAAAAGAGCGTGGGCAACGCTTGGCCGCGCTGGGCGACCGTTTGGCCCGCCGGTATTATGAATCGCTCGTCGGACGCGAGCTTCAAGTCTTGGTCGAACGGGAATCCCGTGATCGCCCCGGCTGGGTCAGCGGCACCGCTTGTCGCTATGCCCCGGTCGATATTCCGGGTGATGCCAAGTCCATCGGACAAATCCTCAACGTGCGGGGAACCGCCGCCACAGACCACGGAGTCAATGCCCTAGGGTGCGTCGCGACGCACCTTCCTATGTAG
- a CDS encoding tetratricopeptide repeat protein — protein sequence MALRFGLLTTFVVAILTGLPILASGQQPPQPAGEELSGGLVLPGMVAGEIEKAQVALDTNNPQRAIEILRPLVELAPDSDEARGLLGIALMMNGDLNEGRALVDALPEHPNSFHTLGRTVSVLEETDIDRAVLAPYRDRAMKLALLAAEQKVDDPTPYLYIATIAARENDIPEMRRATEVLLEKFPNEEQGHFLAALVAGSEGDWATHDAQLAEAERLGMPQDIIEEARTEAARAQAVRQNNQQLKWLIGGGILLLIIALLVYRKATRRNLPPAPSENGPG from the coding sequence ATGGCGTTGCGTTTTGGCTTGCTGACCACGTTTGTCGTCGCGATATTGACCGGTCTGCCTATTTTGGCCAGCGGTCAACAACCACCCCAACCAGCGGGCGAGGAGCTTTCTGGGGGGCTGGTACTGCCGGGCATGGTCGCTGGCGAGATCGAAAAAGCTCAGGTGGCATTAGACACCAACAACCCACAGCGCGCGATTGAGATCCTCAGACCGTTGGTCGAATTGGCCCCCGATTCGGACGAGGCACGGGGCTTATTGGGGATTGCTCTGATGATGAATGGCGACCTCAACGAAGGACGCGCGCTGGTCGATGCCTTGCCTGAACATCCCAACTCATTTCATACACTAGGCCGCACCGTCTCGGTTTTGGAAGAGACAGACATCGACCGAGCAGTGCTCGCCCCTTACCGCGACCGCGCCATGAAGTTGGCACTGCTCGCTGCCGAACAAAAGGTGGATGATCCCACGCCCTACCTCTACATTGCCACCATCGCAGCGCGCGAGAACGACATCCCGGAAATGCGACGCGCAACAGAAGTGTTGCTCGAGAAATTTCCCAATGAAGAACAGGGCCATTTTCTTGCAGCATTGGTCGCCGGCAGTGAAGGAGATTGGGCAACGCACGATGCCCAACTTGCCGAAGCGGAACGTCTCGGCATGCCGCAAGACATCATCGAGGAAGCCCGAACGGAAGCCGCCCGCGCACAAGCCGTTCGGCAGAATAACCAGCAACTCAAATGGCTCATCGGCGGCGGCATACTGCTGCTAATCATCGCACTACTCGTCTACCGCAAAGCCACACGCCGCAACCTTCCTCCCGCGCCTTCTGAGAACGGACCAGGGTGA
- a CDS encoding TROVE domain-containing protein, which translates to MANNTLFSSLKSKFPRAFAKNEAGGRAYQLTPKQALAQMAATGTFGGAYYASAQNQLDTVRTLIDKIDDNQYLARLAVYARERAYMKDMPAALLLALSNRDTELMHRVFNRVVDNGRVLRTMFQMIRSGQFGRNSLSSSLQRAFARWLNEASVGKLLSASIGHDPSLRDVLRLARPKPLDNQRRALFGWLTDKELDKWAPASADDLPETVRKLIAYRAADSVEAQIELLDGDGLSVRWDLLADAALGPAVWKAIARQMGPQALRMNLNTLLRHHVFGKGWRNNEMVDYVANRLSDVDEIRRSRQFPYQYLAAYLNASEEVPHKIKAALHQAAEISCGNVPELPGPVVIGLDTSGSMSMAVTGRRGRGAISTMRCVDVAALFAAAMLRRNPDSVLIPFDTQAYSAQFDPADSILSLSKRLAKFGGGGTDCSIPLYFANTMYRDRRFAGAILVSDNESWVGTGRYGSTGVITEWQAFIKNQMRLGGHDIATPKLVCVDIQPYGTTQAPERGDILNIGGFSDAVFNVVAAFISDDTQRFVAEVESIVL; encoded by the coding sequence ATGGCCAACAACACACTCTTCTCAAGCTTGAAAAGCAAATTCCCACGCGCGTTCGCAAAGAACGAAGCTGGTGGTCGCGCCTATCAGCTGACGCCGAAACAGGCGTTGGCGCAAATGGCAGCGACCGGTACGTTCGGCGGCGCGTACTACGCGAGCGCGCAAAATCAACTGGATACGGTGCGTACGTTGATCGACAAAATCGACGACAACCAGTATCTGGCGAGGTTGGCTGTTTATGCGCGCGAGCGAGCCTATATGAAAGACATGCCGGCGGCGCTGCTGCTCGCGTTGTCGAATCGTGATACGGAGTTGATGCACCGCGTTTTCAATCGCGTTGTCGATAACGGACGCGTACTGCGGACGATGTTTCAGATGATTCGTTCGGGACAGTTCGGCCGCAACAGCTTGTCGTCTTCATTGCAACGCGCATTTGCGCGATGGTTGAACGAGGCTTCCGTAGGTAAGTTGTTGTCGGCTTCGATCGGTCACGATCCCAGCTTGCGCGACGTATTGCGGTTGGCGCGACCGAAGCCGCTGGACAATCAGCGGCGCGCGTTGTTCGGGTGGTTGACGGACAAGGAGCTCGACAAGTGGGCTCCGGCCTCCGCAGACGACCTGCCGGAGACGGTGCGGAAGTTAATCGCCTATCGCGCAGCAGATTCGGTTGAGGCGCAGATTGAACTGCTCGACGGAGACGGTCTGTCGGTGCGGTGGGATCTGTTGGCTGATGCGGCTCTCGGTCCAGCCGTCTGGAAGGCAATTGCCCGTCAGATGGGACCGCAGGCGCTGCGAATGAACCTCAACACGTTGTTGCGTCATCACGTTTTCGGCAAAGGTTGGCGGAACAACGAGATGGTGGATTACGTAGCCAATCGCTTGAGCGACGTGGACGAAATTCGCCGCTCGCGTCAGTTTCCGTACCAATACTTGGCGGCCTACTTGAACGCCTCGGAAGAGGTTCCGCACAAGATCAAAGCAGCACTACACCAAGCAGCAGAGATCTCTTGCGGAAACGTGCCGGAATTGCCGGGACCGGTTGTGATCGGATTGGATACGTCCGGTTCGATGTCGATGGCCGTTACGGGACGCCGCGGACGGGGTGCGATAAGTACGATGCGCTGTGTCGATGTGGCGGCCTTGTTCGCCGCAGCGATGCTGCGTCGCAACCCGGACAGTGTGTTGATTCCATTTGACACGCAGGCGTATAGCGCACAGTTCGATCCGGCCGACTCGATTTTGAGTCTGTCGAAGCGGCTGGCGAAGTTTGGTGGGGGCGGAACGGATTGTTCGATTCCGCTCTATTTTGCAAACACCATGTATCGCGACCGGCGTTTTGCTGGAGCGATTCTGGTAAGCGACAATGAGAGTTGGGTGGGCACGGGCCGATATGGTTCGACGGGTGTGATCACCGAGTGGCAGGCGTTCATCAAGAACCAAATGCGACTGGGGGGTCACGACATCGCCACACCAAAATTGGTGTGTGTCGACATTCAACCTTATGGAACGACGCAGGCTCCGGAACGGGGCGACATTTTGAACATCGGTGGTTTTTCGGACGCCGTGTTCAACGTTGTTGCCGCGTTTATCAGCGACGATACCCAACGGTTCGTTGCCGAAGTGGAGTCGATCGTGTTGTGA
- a CDS encoding GNAT family N-acetyltransferase encodes MQIRQMVAPDLKRGFVKALCALSDVNLTFEQAVPVFQRRLNSGMHTYVAEKDGEIVGTASVFIEPKFIHGGGLVGHIEDVAVDPERHGEGIGNALVQHLIQHCQDLGCYKILLQCTPELLPYYEREGFRQWVCNMRMDLQPTSARAAAS; translated from the coding sequence ATGCAGATTCGACAGATGGTCGCCCCCGACCTCAAACGCGGTTTTGTCAAAGCGCTCTGTGCTTTATCGGACGTCAATTTGACCTTCGAACAAGCTGTGCCGGTCTTTCAACGACGGCTGAATTCTGGAATGCATACCTACGTTGCCGAAAAGGATGGCGAAATTGTGGGCACTGCCTCGGTGTTCATTGAGCCGAAATTCATCCATGGCGGCGGACTGGTCGGGCACATCGAAGATGTCGCTGTCGACCCGGAGCGACATGGCGAGGGAATCGGCAACGCGCTCGTGCAACATCTCATTCAGCATTGTCAGGATCTGGGCTGTTATAAAATCTTGCTGCAATGCACGCCCGAACTGTTGCCTTACTACGAACGCGAAGGCTTCCGGCAATGGGTCTGCAATATGCGCATGGACCTACAACCCACTTCCGCCCGCGCCGCCGCCAGTTAA
- the scpB gene encoding SMC-Scp complex subunit ScpB codes for MRNSNPTFLKPGRLQATAAGGFGWNFRIRREAESLEPLTPGHFLRDDKMARLEAALFVSQDALPARRLAHVATLADATEVRTLIKRINEFYDASETAFRVERVAAGYQLLTRPEFALWLGKLHHRQAELKLSPSAMETLAIVAYRQPVTRANIEAVRGVQSTEMLKQLMERNLVRIAGNEETLGRPFLYGTTRLFLELFGLQNLESLPMADRLRVTKPAAADVSEEPEAEPEIAGSIQPVDSDDSSESDVQRIA; via the coding sequence GTGCGCAACAGTAATCCTACATTCTTAAAGCCAGGACGACTGCAGGCGACTGCTGCCGGGGGCTTTGGTTGGAATTTTCGTATCCGCCGAGAAGCGGAATCGCTTGAGCCACTCACGCCGGGACATTTTCTGCGTGACGATAAAATGGCGCGGCTGGAAGCGGCTTTGTTCGTCTCGCAAGATGCGTTGCCCGCCCGGCGGTTGGCACATGTCGCCACGTTGGCCGATGCGACCGAAGTTCGAACGTTGATCAAACGCATCAACGAATTCTACGACGCATCGGAGACCGCCTTTCGGGTGGAACGGGTCGCCGCCGGTTACCAGTTGCTCACCCGGCCGGAATTCGCCTTATGGCTGGGGAAATTGCATCATCGGCAGGCGGAGTTGAAACTCTCGCCCTCAGCTATGGAAACGTTGGCCATCGTCGCCTATCGCCAACCGGTCACGCGAGCCAATATCGAAGCTGTCCGCGGCGTCCAGAGCACCGAGATGCTCAAACAATTGATGGAGCGCAATCTCGTCCGCATCGCCGGCAACGAAGAGACGCTCGGCCGACCATTTTTATACGGCACCACGCGACTGTTTCTGGAACTCTTTGGACTGCAAAATCTGGAGAGCCTGCCGATGGCCGATCGCTTGCGAGTCACGAAACCGGCTGCCGCCGATGTGAGCGAAGAACCGGAAGCGGAGCCCGAAATCGCCGGCAGTATTCAGCCAGTCGATAGCGATGATTCGAGTGAAAGCGACGTTCAGCGAATCGCTTGA
- the ettA gene encoding energy-dependent translational throttle protein EttA, which translates to MAQNYIFTMEGVTKLFGQKEVLHDVWLSYFPGAKIGVLGNNGAGKSTLLKIMAGEDTDFMGSAKPAKGVTVGYFPQEPRLDAEATVDECVQTAVAHSQAILDRYNEVNMKLGEDLSPEEMEEVLEEQGKLQDQIDAANLWELERFVEMAMDALRLPPGDAVVKTLSGGEKRRVALCQLALQNPDILLLDEPTNHLDAESVAWLEGFLQQFSGTVVAVTHDRYFLDNVAGWILELDRGHGYPYEGNYSGWLEQKGARLAVEEKQESKRQKTLKQELEWVRLSPKARETKNRARLERYEQLQAQEYDAREDAADIQIPSGPALGDLVVRAKGVSKGFGDRLLFENMNFDLPRGGIVGIIGPNGAGKTTLFKMIMGLEQPDDGELRVGKTVVPAYVDQSRDSLDGEKTVYEEISGGVDQLIVGHTKIHARSYVGRFNFKGSDQQKMVGKLSGGERNRVHLAKLLRSGGNLILLDEPTNDLDVDTLRSLEEGLLNFGGCAVVISHDRWFLDRIATHIMAFEGDSQVYWHEGNYRSYEASRKERLGEEDLRPKRIRYKVVG; encoded by the coding sequence ATGGCACAGAATTACATTTTCACGATGGAAGGCGTCACCAAATTGTTCGGGCAGAAGGAGGTGCTGCACGATGTTTGGCTTTCCTATTTCCCCGGCGCAAAAATCGGCGTGCTCGGCAACAACGGAGCGGGGAAATCCACGCTGCTGAAAATCATGGCCGGTGAAGATACCGACTTCATGGGTTCAGCCAAACCGGCCAAAGGGGTGACCGTTGGATATTTCCCGCAGGAGCCTCGGCTAGATGCGGAGGCAACCGTCGACGAATGCGTGCAAACAGCGGTCGCCCATTCGCAGGCGATTTTGGATCGCTACAACGAGGTCAACATGAAGCTCGGGGAAGACCTCTCACCTGAGGAGATGGAAGAGGTCCTCGAGGAACAGGGGAAACTCCAAGATCAAATCGACGCCGCTAATTTGTGGGAACTGGAACGGTTTGTCGAAATGGCCATGGACGCGCTGCGGCTCCCCCCGGGCGATGCCGTCGTCAAGACGCTCTCCGGCGGTGAAAAACGCCGCGTCGCCCTGTGCCAGTTGGCGCTGCAGAATCCCGATATTCTGCTGCTCGACGAACCGACGAACCACCTCGATGCGGAATCAGTGGCTTGGCTGGAAGGATTCCTGCAGCAGTTTTCCGGCACGGTGGTGGCTGTGACGCACGATCGCTACTTCCTGGACAACGTTGCCGGTTGGATTTTAGAACTCGACCGAGGACATGGTTATCCGTACGAGGGAAACTACTCCGGTTGGCTGGAACAAAAAGGAGCGCGGCTGGCCGTCGAAGAGAAACAAGAATCGAAACGGCAAAAAACCCTCAAACAGGAATTGGAATGGGTCCGCCTCTCGCCTAAGGCGCGGGAGACCAAAAACCGCGCCCGTTTGGAACGGTACGAACAATTGCAAGCGCAAGAATACGACGCTCGCGAAGATGCCGCTGATATCCAAATCCCCTCTGGACCCGCACTGGGCGACCTTGTCGTGCGTGCCAAAGGGGTCTCCAAAGGCTTTGGCGACCGGCTGCTGTTTGAAAACATGAACTTCGATCTCCCCCGCGGCGGTATCGTGGGCATCATCGGTCCCAACGGTGCGGGCAAGACCACACTGTTCAAAATGATCATGGGCCTCGAACAACCCGACGACGGAGAATTGCGCGTCGGCAAAACCGTCGTGCCGGCCTACGTCGATCAAAGCCGCGACTCGCTCGACGGTGAGAAGACGGTCTACGAAGAAATCTCCGGCGGGGTCGACCAATTGATCGTCGGTCACACAAAAATCCACGCCCGCAGTTACGTCGGCCGCTTCAACTTCAAAGGCTCGGACCAACAAAAAATGGTCGGCAAACTCTCCGGCGGTGAACGCAACCGCGTGCACCTAGCTAAACTGCTCCGTAGTGGCGGCAACTTGATCCTGCTCGACGAACCAACCAACGACCTCGACGTCGACACACTCCGTTCACTGGAAGAGGGCCTACTCAACTTCGGCGGCTGCGCCGTTGTGATCAGCCATGATCGCTGGTTCCTTGACCGCATCGCCACACACATCATGGCGTTCGAAGGCGACAGCCAAGTCTATTGGCACGAAGGCAACTACCGCAGCTACGAAGCGAGTCGCAAGGAGCGGTTAGGGGAAGAAGATTTGCGGCCGAAACGGATCCGTTATAAGGTGGTGGGTTAG
- a CDS encoding thymidylate kinase, translated as MNIEGIDGSGKGTQAQLLCERLRATGATVQLFSFPRYDDTLFGKSIGDFLNGRFGALDQVSPFLAALLYAGDRFESRELLLAAQRDNDYVVLDRYVASNIGHQASKVTGEERQEIIAWINKIEYEIYALPRPDVTILLNLPPARAQELIARKAPRSYTDDAADIQEADADYLAKVHEVYLDVARSDEGWQIIDGIADGEIRPVDAIADKVWQIVTSTKQ; from the coding sequence GTGAACATTGAAGGAATCGATGGATCGGGCAAGGGGACGCAGGCACAATTGTTGTGCGAACGTTTGCGCGCTACGGGGGCGACGGTTCAACTGTTTAGCTTTCCCCGTTACGACGACACGTTATTTGGCAAATCGATCGGCGATTTTCTCAATGGGCGATTCGGCGCGCTCGACCAAGTCAGCCCGTTCCTGGCGGCGCTGCTGTATGCCGGCGACCGTTTTGAATCGCGCGAACTGCTGTTAGCGGCGCAGCGCGACAACGATTACGTGGTGCTGGACCGTTACGTGGCCTCAAACATCGGCCACCAAGCGTCGAAGGTCACCGGTGAAGAACGGCAAGAAATCATCGCCTGGATCAACAAGATCGAATACGAAATTTACGCGCTGCCGCGGCCCGATGTCACAATTCTCTTAAACCTGCCCCCCGCCCGCGCGCAGGAATTGATCGCCCGCAAAGCTCCTCGCAGCTACACCGACGATGCCGCCGACATTCAAGAAGCCGATGCGGATTATCTGGCCAAAGTGCACGAGGTCTATCTCGACGTCGCCCGGAGCGATGAAGGTTGGCAGATCATCGACGGGATCGCCGACGGCGAGATTCGACCTGTTGATGCGATTGCGGACAAGGTTTGGCAAATCGTCACCTCCACAAAACAGTGA
- a CDS encoding putative molybdenum carrier protein, giving the protein MMLVFEILPSSARHKAAQELILPTTVEKIVSGGQTGVDRAALDMAIVAGIACGGWCPLGRKAEDGPLPLHYPLTETESGDYVVRTEWNVRDSDGTLILAGRPLTGGTALTERLAKRQQRPCRVAFPYSDRDVASVAEWLATNRIRTVNIAGPRESQQPGIYAAAVAFLGQLFSDT; this is encoded by the coding sequence ATGATGCTCGTTTTCGAAATCCTCCCGTCCTCAGCGCGCCACAAAGCGGCGCAGGAACTCATTTTGCCGACCACTGTGGAAAAAATTGTCTCCGGCGGCCAGACGGGCGTTGACCGAGCCGCTTTGGATATGGCCATTGTGGCGGGTATCGCTTGCGGCGGTTGGTGTCCGTTGGGGCGGAAAGCCGAAGATGGGCCGCTGCCGCTACATTATCCGCTCACCGAAACCGAGTCGGGGGACTACGTTGTCCGCACCGAATGGAATGTCCGCGATAGCGACGGCACGCTGATCCTCGCCGGACGGCCGCTGACCGGCGGCACAGCACTCACCGAACGATTGGCAAAGCGACAGCAACGCCCCTGCCGAGTCGCTTTTCCGTATAGCGACAGAGATGTCGCCTCGGTTGCGGAATGGCTGGCGACGAATAGAATTCGCACAGTGAACATCGCCGGCCCCCGCGAAAGCCAACAACCAGGCATCTACGCCGCCGCGGTGGCATTTCTGGGACAACTATTCAGCGACACATAA